The following are encoded in a window of Anopheles stephensi strain Indian chromosome X, UCI_ANSTEP_V1.0, whole genome shotgun sequence genomic DNA:
- the LOC118503659 gene encoding 4-coumarate--CoA ligase-like 5, whose translation MASKQIKCGRSCYYDPLTHIWTGLPTPPLYNTQQSIGQLILTMLQRSDPMHVTQINADIDQGRKVTCREMYLRTVRIAEHLARLGYGKDTPMAALASRNGEHVAPVMFACFALGIPINTLDVAFSVADFAHMFSVTRPVLVFCESDVLGVVRDAARRASIEPEYVLFEDTVEGYRHVRELLEPTGTEDTFEPTLLDDPSTHLAVVLCSSGTTGLSKGVSYSHTFCIANLPSLWLMAPTDCLLAFSSLYWLSGFASLIIGTIAQASRVITREPYTTQLAIDIMQKHRVTIAFFSPYQSNLLVNEPQLANANLPGLRLLLCGGARVSKHLYASLRRCMPSHTLIQIGYGMSECCLISLTDGHSYRDDCVGTLQARASARIVDEQTGQRGLPPGEPGEILLRVMVPFSGYYGNEAATAEMMGPDGWIRTGDIGYIDTDGHLYVIDRKKDIIKYAGNQISPTELEALIKQLPGVLECSVVGLPAEGTDLPAALIIRAPGTVGDSVTADQVQQFVEGQVSNYKRLRGGVFFTDELPLTPSGKIIRRKCLELVQSMLKGE comes from the exons ATGGCTAGCAAACAGATCAAGTGCGGTCGTAGCTGTTACTACGACCCGCTGACACATATATGGACCGGTTTGCCTACACCGCCACTGTACAATACACAGCAGAGCATTGGGCAGCTCATACTTACCATGCTGCAGCGAAGTGATCCGATGCACGTGACCCAAATCAATGCAGACATCGATCAGGGCCGGAAGGTTACGTGCCGGGAGATGTACCTGCGGACGGTGCGTATTGCGGAGCATCTGGCACGGCTCGGGTATGGCAAGGATACGCCCATGGCGGCCCTCGCATCCCGTAATGGTGAGCACGTTGCACCGGTGATGTTCGCCTGCTTCGCGCTAGGCATCCCCATCAACACGCTGGACGTGGCGTTCAGTGTTGCCGACTTTGCGCACATGTTCAGTGTCACGCGTCCGGTGCTTGTGTTCTGTGAGAGCGACGTGTTGGGGGTGGTGCGTGACGCTGCCAGGCGAGCCTCGATCGAACCGGAGTACGTACTGTTTGAGGACACCGTCGAGGGGTATCGGCATGTGCGGGAGCTGCTAGAGCCAACCGGCACCGAAGATACGTTCGA ACCCACCCTACTGGACGATCCTTCTACCCACCTGGCAGTAGTTCTGTGCTCCTCCGGTACGACCGGATTGTCGAAAGGTGTAAGCTACTCCCACACCTTCTGCATCGCCAATCTCCCATCGCTCTGGCTGATGGCACCGACGGACTGTCTGCTCGCCTTCAGCTCACTGTACTGGCTGTCCGGCTTTGCCTCGCTGATCATCGGTACGATTGCCCAAGCGTCCCGGGTCATCACTCGCGAACCGTACACAACACAGCTCGCCATCGACATAATGCAGAAGCATCGCGTGACAATCGCCTTCTTCTCGCCCTATCAATCAAATCTACTCGTTAACGAACCACAATTGGCAAATGCAAATCTGCCCGGCCTGCGACTGTTGCTTTGCGGCGGTGCACGCGTATCGAAGCATCTGTATGCATCGCTGCGACGCTGCATGCCATCGCACACGCTCATCCAAATCGGGTACGGTATGTCCGAGTGTTGCCTAATCTCGCTCACCGACGGGCACAGCTACCGGGACGATTGTGTCGGTACGCTGCAGGCCCGGGCCTCGGCACGGATCGTGGACGAACAGACCGGGCAGCGTGGATTGCCGCCCGGTGAGCCGGGAGAAATTTTACTACGTGTAATGGTTCCGTTTTCCGGGTACTACGGCAACGAGGCTGCGACGGCCGAAATGATGGGACCGGACGGTTGGATACGCACCGGTGACATTGGCTACATCGACACGGACGGCCATCTGTACGTGATCGATCGCAAGAAGGACATCATCAAGTACGCAGGCAATCAAATATCGCCCACCGAGCTGGAGGCACTCATCAAACAGCTACCGGGCGTGCTTGAATGCAGCGTCGTTGGACTGCCGGCCGAAGGGACCGATCTGCCGGCGGCACTGATAATCCGCGCCCCGGGCACGGTTGGCGACTCCGTTACCGCTGACCAGGTGCAGCAGTTTGTGGAGGGACAGGTGTCGAACTACAAACGACTCCGGGGTGGA
- the LOC118503684 gene encoding osteopontin-like, with translation MVSVNSADSEDSVDSVDSEDSADSMDSVNSADSANSEDSVDSVDSVDSMDSVNSVDSMDSVDSMDSAGSVDSEDSEDFTVSVDYVGSVDSADCMDSADSAVSVDSMDSVNSADSANSEDSVDYEDSEDSVDSDDSVDSMDSVNSADSANSKDSVDSMDSADSVDSEDSEDFTVSVDYVDSVDSADCMDSADSAVSVGSMDSVNSADSANSEDSVDSEDSEDSVDSDDSVDSMDSVNSADSANSKDSVDSMDSADSVDSEDSEDFTVSVDYVDSVDSADCMDSADSAVSVDSMDSVNSADSANSEDSVDSEDSEDSVDSDDSVDSMVSVNSVDSADSLDSADSAVTVDFVDSVDSADSADFADSVDPADSVDSTGTLDSVNSADPADSADRSIYLF, from the coding sequence ATGGTTTCTGTAAACTCTGCGGACTCTGAGGACTCTGTGGATTCTGTGGATTCTGAAGACTCTGCGGACTCTATGGATTCTGTAAACTCTGCGGACTCTGCGAACTCTGAGGACTCTGTGGATTCTGTAGACTCTGTAGACTCTATGGATTCTGTTAACTCTGTAGACTCTATGGACTCTGTGGATTCTATGGACTCTGCGGGCTCTGTGGACTCTGAGGATTCTGAGGATTTTACGGTTTCTGTTGACTATGTAGGCTCTGTGGATTCGGCAGACTGTATGGACTCTGCGGACTCTGCGGTCTCTGTAGACTCTATGGATTCTGTAAACTCTGCAGACTCTGCGAACTCTGAGGACTCTGTGGATTATGAGGACTCTGAGGACTCTGTGGATTCTGATGACTCTGTAGACTCTATGGATTCTGTAAACTCTGCGGACTCTGCGAACTCTAAGGACTCTGTGGATTCTATGGACTCTGCGGACTCTGTGGACTCTGAGGATTCTGAGGATTTTACGGTTTCTGTTGACTATGTAGACTCTGTGGATTCGGCAGACTGTATGGACTCTGCGGACTCTGCGGTCTCTGTAGGCTCTATGGATTCTGTAAACTCTGCAGACTCTGCGAACTCTGAGGACTCTGTGGATTCTGAGGACTCTGAGGACTCTGTGGATTCTGATGACTCTGTAGACTCTATGGATTCTGTAAACTCTGCGGACTCTGCGAACTCTAAGGACTCTGTGGATTCTATGGACTCTGCGGACTCTGTGGACTCTGAGGATTCTGAGGATTTTACGGTTTCTGTTGACTATGTAGACTCTGTGGATTCGGCAGACTGTATGGACTCTGCGGACTCTGCGGTCTCTGTAGACTCTATGGATTCTGTAAACTCTGCAGACTCTGCGAACTCTGAGGACTCTGTGGATTCTGAGGACTCTGAGGACTCTGTGGATTCTGATGACTCTGTAGACTCTATGGTTTCTGTAAACTCTGTAGATTCTGCAGACTCTTTGGACTCTGCGGACTCTGCCGTCACTGTAGACTTTGTGGATTCTGTAGATTCTGCGGACTCAGCGGACTTTGCGGATTCTGTAGACCCTGCGGACTCTGTGGATTCTACTGGCACTTTGGACTCTGTTAACTCTGCGGACCCTGCAGACTCTGCAGACCGAAGTATCTATCTGTTCTAA